One Thamnophis elegans isolate rThaEle1 chromosome 2, rThaEle1.pri, whole genome shotgun sequence genomic window, tatttttaaaataaagcaaaatatataaatatactacGGATATTTAGCATCTTCTtgctataaataaaatattcaactaAATGAAAGTTTTTACAGTGGCTGTCATTTCCATGTTTTCCAGACATTAGTGGTACCATTAGTTGGTAAGTCCCCAGCACTTCAATAGTCGTAAAACCAGTCCAAACACATCTAAAATtactcttttgttttctttcatttaatGTTTCCTTATCCATACAACTCAGCTCCATCTGGTGGTAGCACAAGAAAGTAACCTTGGGCGAGAATTAATTTAGGTGCTTGAGGGAGACATTTCTgcttcagttgcccagactccaccctgcaaaagattatggggtcgttaaaagaagaagaagcagatgatacaggtagtccttgatttacatttgtttagtgactgttacaatggcactggaaaaagcgaGTTATGATCCGTCGGTCCTTGctcttatgactgtcacagcatccccacagtcatgatgatcaaaattcgggtgcttgTCAATcaacatgtatttacaatgatcACAGCATCCCTGGGTCACGTGGTtgccattttacgactttcccagctggattctgacaagcaaagtcaatgggggaacttGGATTCATTTCACATGaccctgcaaccctcataaatatgaaccagttgccaagcagctgaattttgatcatgtgactatggggatgcttcaatagcagtgtgacaaatggtcgtaagtctgccattgtaagtttgaatggccactaaatgaactttgtaaCTCTAAGTTGAGGAGTTACTTTTATTAGATACCAGCCTTTGTAGCACCGCCTTCTGCAGTGGGAATAAGAATGTGtccggtatttgaggggctgccacaaagaagaggggttcaaCCAATTCCCCAAAGAATAGGTTGGTCTCCAAAGTTTCCATCCAGAAGACaggacaatgggtggaaactaatcaaggaaagaagcaacctggaattaatgagaaacttcctcacagtgaggacaattaaccagtggaagaactTTCCTCTAGAAATTGTGGCtttttcatcactgaaggtttttaagaaatgactggacagccacttatctgaaatggtatatagggtctcctgtttgagcagggggttggactagaagacctccaaggtcccttagcTCCCTAGAAACAAGGACagccccccatgccatcactctgcttaaaaactaattcccacaacattgtgaaataatttactaagactgtattactgttcttcttatcttccttcctagtatatATCGCTTCCCATttctataaccatgttgcttgtatcttttaatttatattgttttatttactaGTAAGATttaatagcttattagtaactttgaCTATCCTTAAGTGTTGCATCTTTATTTAtgcttgataaatgtattttattctcctttatgtacatcaggggtagtcaacctttttatacctaccgcccacttttgtatctccgttagtagtaaaattttctaactgcccaccggttccacagtaatggtgattttttgaaaacctaatgaaaatgtttttaaataatgctatgaatttttttttaaagtcaaaaattaaaaaaaaggaaagtgcttcaatatcagacaaaacccctaccgcccaccatgaaagctggaacgcccactagtgggcggtagggaccaggttgactaccactgatgtaCACTGAGAcaatatacaccaaagacaaatcccttgtgtgtccaatcacacttggccaataaagaattatattcctattcctatttctattccagctctattctgactgactgactgattggacAAGTGGAGCGTGGCGGCACTGGCAGCTGCGCGTCGTCGCCACTAGAGGGCGGTCGTCGGCAAGGCCCCGCCCACTCTTCCCGCCGCTCTCATGGCTGCCCTCCGGTCGCTGGGCTCGTCTCTCGTCTGGAGAGCAAGGCCGGCTTTTTTCGCCCGCAGGTCAGTGTAGCCCTGTGGCTGCAGCCGAATAGCGCCCGTCGCCCCTTTGCACCCGGGCAGCTGCGTTTCGGCTCGCGCTGGGGAGGCTCCGCTCCTCGCCTCTCCGCCCGGGATCCAGCCTGGTGCTGAGGTTCCCGCAAAATAAATGCCaggggctctgtgtgtgtgtgtgtgtgtatgtctgtggcTCCGGGGTGCTGACCTTGGCTGAAGCACGACGGGTTCCTTTAGGGCCGCTCGGGAGAAGCCGGGTCGATCCTGGGAAGAGCGGAAGGAGCCTGTCCCGAGAAGGCGGGAGGACACCTTTCCGTGCTTGACGGGGGCTGAGCAAACTCTTTGCACGTGTGGCTGTGAAATCCACCCCTCATAGTAGAAGCTTGGCTTGCAGGGGGaattaaatctctttttttttccctcttgagGAGGAGGTGCAGGgaaccaaaaaaaaaggaaaaaggaaagtggCTTGGTTTAGTTGAAAGTATCCCGGCAACCGTTCTGGTTAGGTTTGTACATTATGTTGGAGTCTGAATTTAAAATCGGATTTGATGCTGGAGATCTGCCGCCTGTCAGGATGCAGAGGAATCCactgggaaggaaaaggaaaggcgcTGTACAAGAGTCAGTTTGGAGTTTGGGTGTGGGTGCGTTACACTGTTTTACGTGCACACACTTTTCAAAGCCATTTGTAATTGCAGGTAGCCCTCaccctacgaccacaattgacccccaaatttcggttgctaagcggtaccatttttaaatgagttttgccccgttttatgacttctcttgccacagttgttaagtgagtcagcgCTGTTGGTAAAttaagtgacacagttgttaactgaatctggctttttccctcttgactttgcttgtcagaaggtcgcaaaaggggaccaagtcacacacacacacacacacacacacacacactgctgggACACTGCAGTTGTCATACATtatgaacccgttgccaagcatctaaattttgatcctggggatgctgtCATGGTCGCaggtgtgaaacatggtcataagccccatgtgtcactttttttcagtgctgtaattttgaacagtcactaaatgaattgttgaagttgaggactacctgtaccttgaAAAGCTAAACCTTGTTTGATAGGTCCTTAAGTGTCACTTGTTTCAAGAGCTTTAAACCCATTGAGCAACCAGCAGTATCAACCATAATAGGGTAGTTGAACCTTACAGAAGGGAGATCGCCAAAATTATTTAATTATGCCATTCTGTCCAGAGCATTTACCCTCATAAAAATTGGCTGGAgtattctggcagttgaagtccatgcgTTTTTAAATGGCTGAGGTTGGGAAAACTACAATAAAGGGATGTAAATTATTCTGGGTTAAAATAAGAAGGCAAGGCAAATAATCTTCTGCCTACTGtaatttaaaagcaattttttCACACTGTGGCtagaagtacagatagtcctcgacttacagcattATTcgattagtgaccatttgaagttacaatggcactaaaagaaAGGTGACTTAtcaccagttttcacacttatgaccattgcagcatccccatggtcacatgacagttcaggcgcttggcaactgactcatatttatgacggtttgtgtcctggggtcaggtgATCCTGTTTTGcaaccacctgacaagcaaagccagtggggaagcctgatttacttaacagctatgttactaacttaacagcttcaATGGTTCAGTTTAACAACTatggtaagaaaggtcgtaaaatggtgcaaaactcaacgaatgtcacacttagcaaccaaaacggggctcaattatggttgcaagttgaggactacttgtaactgGGCCACAATTTTACTCCTGTACCAAGCACCGATCTTTAACAAATGTTCAAGGTTATTGTTCTGTCTGTCCTTTTTGGATATGGGTCAATCCCAGATGGAAGCCCTTCAGTTTTCCATTTAGTTAGAGTGGTTCATAAATGTGTATTGGTTAACTGGCGTCTTGACTTACTGATCAGGCCTACTCCCATTATCTTACACTCTCTGTGTTCAGTTTCAGGCAGCCTCAGCGAAATCATCGCCTCACACCTTCTGATGATGAGCATCTCCAGAAAACAACACTCCATCGTTTGGAGAGAGACTCACCAAACATTATGTTTATTGAAAATTGCACTAATTTTGGTTTCTCCATCAATGGGAACACAGTGGTAGGCCCTTGCGCTATTTTGCCACAAGCCATCCTGCAGTGGAATGTACGTTTTTTGATTTCTTAATAGAGATACAGAATCTCTTCAGTTCAGGATATAcgtatattttataattttaatatattttttcctcacATCCATTTACAGtgagtccttgcttaatgatgggAACTTGCATTACTAAGCAATATTTTTGTAATGGGCAATGTACATGATGACGCTGCTTTGTGATGGCAGTTCCAGCAGTTCCGTCATTAAGCAAGAGCCTCATGaactgacttcctgctggcttccccaatgactttgcttgtgggaagctgccAAGTATGTTCACGTGGTAGTGGGACACTGATAGTCAGAAATCTGGGCTGGTTGCTGAATACCtggattgtgatcatgtgaccacgaggTCACTGCAACAATGAGATTTTCTACGATCAGTCATAACTACCACTCATTTAATACCAACaaaggcgtgacccgacaaatgtgcgcatgacaaaagtgcgccgatgaAACCGTGGCGtgaaaaccgcaacgtcatcaacgcgcccacaacagtgcgctgacagaagcgcaatttaagttaaggtaagggttacgttcagggttaggttcagggttaggtttagggttaggtttagggttaggtttagggttaggtttagagcgcacttctgtcagcgcactgttgtcggcgcgcttctgcgctcattcgttggcgtggtttagaactcacggttttctcagcgcgcttttgtcggtgaacccaacaCAGGTTGCTGAATGAGTATCATTTAATAAGAAGCATCCATACATGCCAGTTTGTGATTCacataaaataatgtttttaatggGAACTTGTATGTATTTTAATGCATAAAACTCCCGCTCAGCTTCAGAGATCATGTAGTccatctaaaacagtgtttcttgtTGGATAATAGAGGTAGAGATTAGGGACTGGAAAAGTACTGTTATGTAAGCAAATTGATTCAGACAATACATTGTTCACAAAGCACTTATGTATGTAAagataaaatgtataaataaactcttaaaaaataaataaagcaatgtttctcaatcttggccacttgagatgtgtggacttcaatacgCCGCTGAAGAATTCTGgccgtcaaggttgagaaactctgctttTTTTGTTACGCTGTGTATTCACTATCGGAAGagttttgtcttttattattttgtttcaaaTTCCAGGTTGGCACATACAAAGATATTATTCCAGAGAGTCTTGCTCTGTTCTATATGCTGGAGCCCAAAATAGGTACAAAATAACTGTGAATCTTGGGCTGGGTTTTAAGAGGGTTTTTGTAAATTTCGGCCTTAAGGAGGAAACGTCATCTCACTATCCTTCCCTGCCTTCCCCTGTTGGTTGTCCTAGAAATTGTGGTCCTGGGAACGGGAGCCAAAGTAGAGAGGCTGGATCCAGATGTCCTGAAATGTTTGCAGCAACGCGGAATCGCTGTGGAAGTACAAAGCACGGTAAGAGATGGTGTGTGGTAAGGACAGGAAGAAGCAGATAGCAAAAAGATTCTTCTTCTTCGCACAGGCAGCATGAAATCTTGCCTGCTGCAGTGTTCGGCATGCTTAGCATTCTAGTCCTCATGATTTGTTTCCTTAAAAGTGCACACAAATGCACATGGAGCTTATTTTTTTATCTCCAGAAGTCTTTGCTTGGATTGTATGCTCCAGAAAATTTGGCAGTGATGCCTTTGGCATTTTGCAATGGAATTTGTATTGCTCTTttctttcctgacagaacaatcagtggagcaacttgtctccaacacgggaagtttttaagaagagattggataaccatttgtctgaaatagtatagagtttcctgcctaagggggTTAGATTAAAAGACCACCAaggcccctttcaactctgttattctattctatcctatcctattttcctCCATATGCATTGGTTGATTCACTATGATTCCCTAAAGCATGAATAGCAATAAAAATAGACTCTCATCTTTTTCTCCGCATTGATTCCTTTGGTTGGCTTTGAACTTGGACCCAACTTGaacttgagcagtgggttggagtagaagacctccaaggttctttccaactgtgCTAGTCTTTTATTCTTTCTCATCTCTTTGGCTCCACAGCCTAATGCTTGTGCTACTTTCAACTTCCTGGTAAGCGAACGACGTGTGACAGCTGCTGGACTCATACCTCCTCCTCCTGCTACCATGTATGAATAAGCCTTTAAGGGTAAGACAAGACGAGAGGCATTCTGAGCAGGCTAGAGAAAGAGACTCTACTGTCATGGCTGCCCGCCCCTTCAGGGATCTATCCGCTGCTTCTCCCAGTCAGACAAGCATCAGCTGTTAAGAAGTTGCCAAAAgagctggatttttttccccaggcttACAGCTAGATCTGAGGCAGGCAGCTCTTCCTTGCAGTGCGGCATGAGCCCAGCGTGGAAAAGTAAGCCTGAAAATGATTACCATGCACCACtgtcttgtatctagttgttatCTGAAACAACTGCAGGCTGCTAGTGAATTTCTGTCCACGGAGGAAATCTTTTGGGTGgactgaaataaaattatttgtccAAAATTGATTTATAGTCTTTGAGATGAAGTTTCTAAAGTGGGCTTCTCTACCCACTCCGTGATTTAATTTCATATATGTGCTTCTGTTTGTGCGCGCACACCTACATACATACCTCAGAAAGGCAGAAGTCGACCATGAGTCAGCCAGGACCGAACTTCAGCccgtgggcagaattagcctgcaatactgcattcgaaTTACATAGTCTCTTCTGCCACCCTGCAGAACAAAGCGCTGGTATACGTATTGCTTAGCTGAAGCATATCCCAACCCCCGGAGTTTTAAGGAATATGttatacgggtagtccttgacttacaacagttcatttagtgactgctccaAGTTAAAATGGCAATGAAATAAGTGACTTACGACAGTTTTtcatacaactgttgcagcatcaagattcagatgcttgacaactgattcatagttatgatggctgcagtgtcctggctggggtcacgtgatcagcttttgtgaccttctgacaagcaaagtcaaagggaaatccagattcacttaacaaccgtgttactaacttactaaactgcagtgattcacttaacggttccaccacaaatccgcgaagcccttatccgcggagacataagcacgaagactaatttgcgccgttcgaagcgctaaggaaaaacgcgaccctaccgcgatgacataatcgcggagggcaaatccgcgcattcccaagcactcagtaccctaaacctaaccctaaccctaaaacaaacccctaaacctaatcctaacccttaccttaattgaaatcagctttctgccgcggcgccgttttaaagcgcccttctgttgccgcgctgttgtcgcggcggtgatgacgtcgcggctttagcaacacgcttatgtctccgcggataagggcttcgcggttttgtcgtgccacgcacttAACCacgtgtggcaagaaaggttgtaaaatggggcaaaattcactgagcaAATGTTTCAGTTAGCAACATATTTTGGGCtctgtggtcataagccgaggactacctgtattgcacaCATGTGCCTCTGAGAAAGTTGAGTGAACTCCGAACTTTGCGGTGGTGTTATTTAAACAAATGCACCAAGGACAGGGCTGCCCTTTGCCAGGACTCATGGAAGAGTCAACAGACAAGTCACGATATATCTAAATGGGTCCCAAATATTTGACAGTAATGGAAACATTTAAGGGCTCCAGGAAAATTAACTGGTCTTTTAAACCTACTTCATAGCCTTATTACTATGAACCTGTGTTTATTTCCATTGAGGAAAGATAGGAAATGGAGTTTTTAGTGGAACAGTTTAGTTACGGTAGTTTGATTGAAGACAAAAATGGCTGAAGTTAGATGCGCAaactgcaactttttaaaaaccaaatgtaTAGTTTTATAGGAATGCCCAGCAGAGGGCAGTCATGTGGTACCAGAAAACCTGTTTTAGAGAGTTGGGGACAGGCGCCTTGGCTACACAAGGGCCCTTGCAAGTGACTGGGCAGCTAATTGTCTTAGAATGTAAGGTCACTAAAGTCCTATTGATAGGCATTTTGTGTACACTTACTTGTGTAAGACAAGGAATTTGAATGAGTAACTAATGCATCTTTcccccaaatttttttttacagaacgcTTCATTATGATAGGGCATAAACCATTGACATACATACTTTAAAAACTGAAGGTTTGATTGTCTGTGTATTGGAGTGGTCTCTGAGACTAGAGAGATAAGTCCACATAGCTGGGTTGAAATTTTTTTGGGCAAGTGGTTTGGAAAGGCTGACTTGGGTCCTGGCTAGCCTTGTGCCTAAGGCATGATTAGAACTCAAGGCTCCCAGTTTTCAATCCAGTGCCTTTAACCgcgacaccaaactggctcttcaaTTTGCATAAGCAACAGATGTTCCATGGGCCACCAAATAAACATTCTTCGTTGTGAACCTCTAgaataagggtgtcaaacttgcggcccacgAGCCGggtgcgtcacacactggccacataCACCACGGCTTTAGCGAAGGACAgtcgtgatacatcatgtgacaatgtgacaccatgagtttgacaccccctcctCTAGAACCATTTCACTATTAGCTTTCCCAGACCAATCAAAGCAAGAACAGACTGGATTTGAGAAACTTGTGATTTTTAACAAAGAAGAGAGTTCCTAAAGTTAGAGTGCAAGAGTTATAGGCTACTATGACAGCAGCCAGTTGTCCATGCGTATGTTCCTCTACTGTTTTGTAAAATCGTTAAAAAAATACAGCCCCAACTGTGAAGAATGAAGGACCTGGGTAATGGACCAGAGAAGAAAAACATCATTCCAAGATTTTGAGACTTGAACCTGTTTCATaataaatacactatattgccaaaaatattcgctcatccaaataatcagaatcaggtgttccaatcacttccatggccacaggtgtataaaatcaagtacctaggcatgcagactgtttttacaaacatttgagaAAGAATGGATCGCTCtcagctcagtgaattccagcgtggaactatGATAGGATgtcacctgtgcaacaaatccagtcgtgacatttcctcgctcctaaatattccacagtcaactgtcagctatattataagaacgtggaagtgtttgggaacgacagcaactcggccacaaagtggtaggccatgtaaactcatccaacatcagtgtgtgacctcacaaatgcacttctggaagaatggtcaaaaattcccataaacacactcctgaaccttgtggacagccttcccagaagagttgaagctgttatagctgcaaagggtggaccgacgtcatattgaaccctacggattaggaatggaatgtcacttacagtaagctcatatgcaagtaaaggcaggtgagcgaatacttttggcaatatagtgtatgtttaaaaaaaacccatattcACACAATGTTAAGGAATGCTCTCCTGCATAACAGCAATGATCTGCATAAATTGCATTTTAAGGTGTAAACATCACTTTTCCCTACAAAGGTTTCATGCCCCTTGATTTCATGATTCCTAGTTATGTAAATTTGTAATTTTGCTAATGCTTTCTTGTTTATTTATACCTGCCAGTATGCGTGTTTGAAGTTACATAAAAGTGTGAGATCTTACCCACACAAGCAGATAACTAGACCTATGAATGCAGCATAACCAACAATCCTCCCACTAACATTGATCTTGGGTGATGGTAAATCTGTCTGTTTTGAAACTAGAAAAGAATGTGTTCTACTTCAAACCTGAACATTAGGCTAGAGCACCAACAGATGCCCTTTTTTCATGCAATTCTGAATATCCACTAAGAATAAATTCTTTAAGACATAGTTTGGGGTGGATAAAACAATCTCTGGAAGCTGGGAACTCTTGCTTCCAAAAAATAATCTCTGAAATCAACAGCCTGAAATGTCTTTAAGAAGAACGTGACAGGGAGTGTGCATGTTGCAACATTTGCACTGAGGATGGGTGAAAATCATTTTTAGGAAATAAAATGGATGGCTTTACGCATACGTGGAAGGCTTTGTTAATGTACGTTGGAGTGTAGCTGATCAAATCCTCCTTTAGAAGATGCCAACAGAAAAGACAAGCTGAACTGATCCCCAGGCGTGTTGGAAAAAGTTAAGACTCGTTCCTCATGTTTTATTGTAAAAATAGTGCAAGAACACACATCTGCAAGGTTTCTGTCAGCATACAGCACCATCCCTGGAATAGGTTCTCTTCAGCCTTGGTCAGAGCAGCTGATGATTTGGGAAATGGCATGTAGCCCTGCGTCTTTAGCAAAATGGCACTTCTGTGAAGGGAGCAGTTCATGATCGTGGCTGCACGAGCCCCATGAGACAAAAGAGGCTCTGGAAATGCACAAGGGACCCATCATCAGAAAAGACGCTTCTCATATCTAGGAAATGAAAGGAGTTGGGTTAAGCAACAACAAAAtaatgtggagggagggagggaggaaggaaggaaagggaaggaaggaaaaggaggggagagaaggaagaaaagggaaagaaggaaagggaaaaaaggaaagggagagatggaaggaaggaagtaaagggagggatggaaggaaggaaaaaaaggaaaggaaagggagggatggaaggaagaaagaaaagggaggggaaggaaggaaggaaaggaaggaaataagtgaAGTGACAGCTGATTACTTGGAAATCATCTATCTCTTGTCTTGTTAGTTCATATACAGTTTATACTGACTTTTCTAACTCAGCCTCCTTGGGCATCAAGAGTACCATATTCTGGCCCCAGTAAAAATCCAAATCCATCTCAACAGTGAAGACTGGCTTCAGATAGTGATGGTGCCTGGCTGGCTAATGGGAAAATCTTCCTTGAGAGAGAATCCCCCTTTTCTGATACGTGTGGTAGAAGATACAGTGATCAAAAATGCAATTTTCCACACCAGAAGCTCTAAAGCTAATTTGCACTAGAGTTCAAACGAAACTTGGGTtagggcttaaaaaaaaaaccatgacgaTGGAGAGTGGGTAGTCTTAATAGGGAGCCACTTCCTTTCGGGAGGGGAAGATGGGCTGAAGAGTGGCTGGTAAGACTGAGGAGAGTGCTGCTGTGGAAGGtgactactactagtagtagatGCAATTAGGTTGCCTCCTGATGGTGGTTCCAGCACTTTTGTCCCCTGTGAGATGGGTGTTCACTCATGTTGGGCCTGAATCCAAACAGTGTTGGGCTGACTTGGATTCCTGTAGATTTCCCTGGAGGTCTATTGGGAAGGCTGGTAGAAGTGGGGGAGGGATTCCCTGTGGAGCCAGCCACGGAGATCCTACTGAACAGAAGCTGGGCTTCCATTACCTACAATACTACTCTCTATTACCTGCCCCAGAGAAACAGCAATGGCTGCCTCAGAATGAGGACTCAAAAAAAGGTAAGATGCCTTAAGCCCAAGGCATCAGAGAAGGCTTCTGATTCATTTACAGCAGTGCATTGCTGCTGTCAGCTTGCGAGTCGGCCAAGAAAACCCACCGAGCTTATGAAACACAAAAGACAATAAACCATAACAAAAAGGAAACTTGGGACTTTGCCATAATTAGGAAGAGTCCTTGGCAGAGTGGATGGGCAGGCTTGCTTGCTCtctggaagaagaaggaggaggaggaggtgatggtGGAGGaggcgaagaggaggaggagatggagaggagaggacaagaagaagaagagaaggagaggaagaggagaaggaggaggaggagaagaagaagaaggaaggaaggaaggaaagaaagaaagaaagaaagaaagaaagaaagaaagaaagaaagaaagaaagaaagaaagaaagaaagaaagaaagaaagaaagaaagaaagaaagaagccaggAAAGGGAAAGGTGTCTCTTCTGCCACAGAAAGCAAGGCAAGAGCCTTTCTAAGTGCCGCTTCAGAACAATCGGAAGGGAGAGAGCTCCACTTATTCAAAATGAAAGGTTGCACAAAACAAGCTTACGAGTGAAGGCCGTGAACCCCTCCTTCCACCTGAGCAGACGTCGTTCTCTTCTCGAATTTCAGCTCTCCGGAATACATCATGGCCCTGGCGGtcaaagggaagaaaaagcaaCCTTCCCCATCTGCCACAGCACAGGCACTAAAACCGAGGGGCTGTACGAATGACCCAAATCGATCTTTACCAGGAATTGAAGCCTTGCTTCATAGATTTCCAAACACGCAGGCACACAGCCAATGGCCACAGCAGCTCCAAAACTGCGCTTGAGCTACAGACCAGGGTAATGACGGAAAAAACAGTTCCTGCTCTCACCTCAGCTGTGTTAAACTCTTTGAACCGATATCTTGGCAGGAGTGCTGGATGCCAGCAATCAGGTATGGCACAAACTTGTGGATGGAGCCCTTGTCCTGCACGGCCCCAGAGACACCCTGGGCCACCTTA contains:
- the NDUFAF3 gene encoding NADH dehydrogenase [ubiquinone] 1 alpha subcomplex assembly factor 3 produces the protein MAALRSLGSSLVWRARPAFFARSFRQPQRNHRLTPSDDEHLQKTTLHRLERDSPNIMFIENCTNFGFSINGNTVVGPCAILPQAILQWNVGTYKDIIPESLALFYMLEPKIEIVVLGTGAKVERLDPDVLKCLQQRGIAVEVQSTPNACATFNFLVSERRVTAAGLIPPPPATMYE